Genomic segment of Archaeoglobus neptunius:
TCCTCCGCAGGAATGTCGCTTCTTCTCTTGATGTACTTTCTTATCAGTGGTCCTGTTTCGGGACTCAAAAAGTCTTCAGCGAAAGGCAGTGCTGCAGGCAGTCCACCAGCAAGTTCGGCAAGAATCTCAAGCTCCTTGTAGAAGTTAAGGCCTGCATGCCTTCTGCCTATATTCGCATACACCTCATTGGGCATGTAAGTTCCGGCAGGCGTTTTTGTTCCGTGAATTGCCGAGGCTATTCCGGCAGCGTAAACGAGCTCTGCAGTTGCTGCCAGTTCGACAAGCTTCTCTCTTACGTTGTGCTTTTCGTAAACCCCATTATAGTCTGCAATTAGGGCTCCGAATCCTGTTATGACGTCTGTTGTTGCTGGTTTGCATCCGGTGTAGCTGTGACGATGGAAGAGAGCGAAAAGATGTGCTGCGAGTGTGGCCTCTCTGTTCTCACCGCACAGAAAAACCCTGTCCCACGGAACGAAGACATCGTCGAATATAATCATATTTTCGTCATCACCCACCCCGCTCTGGGGCATTTTAAGTTCTTCTGGGGCCCTAAGTCTTGTTGTTCTGGCAATAATTTTAACTCCTTCAGTATCTGCAGGAATTGCGAATGCAACACTGTAATCTCTATCGTTTTCCGTCATCGCTCTTGTTGGAACCACTATTATTTCGTCCGCAACAGCAGCCATCGTTATGCAGTTCTTCGCTCCTCTGACCACTATTCCATCACTTCTCTTTTCAACAACCCGTACGTACATGTCCGGATCATCCTGCTGGTGAGGTCTCCTGCTTCTGTCGCCCTTAACATCGGTCTGAGCGCATGCAGCGACAAGATCCCTTTCCTGAAATTCCTTCAGGTATTCCAGAAATCTTTTGTGGTAATCGGTACCGTGAGCAATATCGGCAGCATAGGTTGCGATCGACAGGCCGTTGATTGCATCACATCCCATACAGCGCTGTATACATCCCCCAACAAGTCTGCAGATTTTTCTGGTCATCTCCTGCTTTTTCATCAGGTCTTCTGCAGTTTGATTTACGTGGGTAAATCTGTTAATTTTCTTACCGCTGATGTGAGATCTGGCAGTCAGAAGGTCCTTAAAATTCGGATGATCGACGAGGTCGAAGGTATGGGAAAGAGTGTATATGCCTCCTCCAAGTTCTGGCGAGTTTCTACCGACTTTCTTTCCTCTAACGTACACATTCGGCTTCATTTTATACAAATCTTCCTTGTATTCTTCCGAAGTTCGCATTTTCTTACCTCATCACTTAGATTTTAAAATTATCTCTCCTGCTAGACTCTCTCTATCACCACTGCCGCACCCTGCCCGCCTCCAACGCAGGCCGTTGCAACGCCATAGTCTCCACCCTCTTCCTGCAAAATTCTGGCGAGAGTCCCGATGAGCCGTGCTCCACTTGCAGCGAGCGGATGCCCTATAGCAATTGCACCACCCTTTACGTTAACTCTTTCCGGTTCTATCCCCAGTTCGTGTATGGCATAGAGAGTAACCACGGCAAAAGCCTCGTTTATTTCCCAGAAATCTATGTCCGTAACTTTCAAATCAGCCTTCTGCAGTGCCTTTTTGCTTGCAGGTACCGGACCCTTACCCATCACGTATGGTGGAACTCCTGCAGTGCCATAGGAAACAATTTTTGCGAGAGGGTCAAGGCCCAACTCCGCGATTTTCTTTTTAGAAGCCAGAAGCAGTCCGGTAGCTCCCGCATTTAAGGGCGAGGAATTGCCGGCTGTAATTACACCTCCTGGCTTGAATGCCGGTGGAAGAGAGGCTATTTGCTCGAGGGTTGTATCTGGCCTTATCGACTGGTCTGAGTCAACAACGATAGTCGAACCATCTGCCTGCCTTGCTTCAACGGGAATGATCTCGCCTTTAAAGTATCCCTCTTTGAGTGCTTTTGCAGCCATCTGATGGCTTCTCAGACTCCATCTATCGAGATCTTCCTTGGTGAGATATCCGGCCTCCTCAAACAGTCTTTCAGCAGTTAAACCCATCACAAAACCTGTGGCCATGTCATATTCTCTGTATTCCTCTCCTGCAAGTTTCAGATTGGGGCTGATATGCGGGTTGTCCGTGCCCATGGGAACCCTTGTCATGTGCTCGTATCCACCCGCTATTGCCACATCAACATTGCCCGTCGCTATTTCGAGGTAGGCATAGGCAGTTGTTATGAGTGATGAGGCGCACTGCATGTCCATATGGGTCGTGGAAGTTTCTACAGGATATTTCGCAAGCAGTGCCGGGCCCTTTCCTCCATATGCCCAGTTCTCCCATACGGGAAAGGCGCAACCGACCAGGATTCTTTCGACTTCCTTTTTTTCAATTCCTGCCATTTCGGGTAGCTTTTCGAGAACCACCGCCATCAATTCGTCTCCCCTATTCTGGTGAAAGACATCTCTCTCGGGCTTTTTCGGTCTGCTTCTGGAAAATGCAGTTCTTGCATATTCCGCAATATATACTTCCTCCACGAAATCACCTCCTACTTATCCTCCACTCCTAACAATCCCGGGATACGTGTCTTCGGGTTTTTCAGCCAGAATCTGTCCTCTCCGAAATCCGAAATTTTTACCATCTATCGTGAACTATCCTTCTTTATTTTTAAAATTTTTCGTTTTCTACGAAAATTATTTTTGAAACATTCATAAAAAATGCATTTTGTCAGATTCTTTCAATTGGTGTCCTGTAAGATTTGTTCCAGCCAGCAGACTTTTATTTCATTTGCCGATTAATAAACTTTCAGAGCCGAGCAAAAATTTTTATTTTAAAATTCTCTGTTAGAACTCATGATTCTGAATGAGGAGGATTTTAAAAAGGAGGGTATCAGATTAGCGGCATTTCTAATGGCAGAAAGTGCGAGAACGGCTCCGAAGTCCAAAGGTGAGGACGTAATCGAAATCGTTTATGCTGATGGTAATGAACTGGAGAAACTGGCGTTAAAGATGGAAGAACTGGCATCCGGTGGTGACAGGGACTTTTTAAGAGATGCCGAGAGTCTGAGAAAATCACAGGCTGTGTTACTTTTAGGGGCGAAGGGTGAGAAAACTGTTGGGGTGAACTGCGGAGCATGCGGCTTCGAGAGTTGTGCCGAATTTAAGAAGGCTCAGCGGGGAGGGGAGAATTTCATCGGGCCTAATTGCGCCTTTAGAATGATCGATCTTGGAATTGCCCTTGGCTCGGCAGTTAAACTTTCCGCTGTGATCGGTGTTGATACGAGGATAATGTACAGAATCGGGATAGCAGCGAAGAAACTCGGTATGGTGGATGCCGATGTTGTGATGGGCATTCCGATTTCAGCGACAGGAAAAAGCCCTTATTTTGATAGAGCGTTCAAAAAATAAGTTTCAGAGTGGAAAGAAAATTTTATTAATTATTTTGAGGTGCTGGAGTCCAAATGACGTCAATAAAGCGGAAATATTTGCTTGTGCTGGCGTCAGTATTTCTTGCAATAATCCTGGTCATTTCAGTGTATGCCTACTTTGCCACATCCAAGGCCTTTGAAGCTGTTGGGATGGAGGAAGTTTTGGAACATTCCACGATTGTGGAGGATGCCCTCTACAGGGAGCTCGAAGAAATTGATAGGCTCTGCAGCGATTGGGCTTACTGGGATGATACCTACCGGTTTATCGCTGATCCCAATGAGGAGTACATCCGATCCAACCTGGTAAACGAGACCTTTGCCGACATCCAGATGAACTACATCGTTTTCGTAAACAAAAGCGGAGGTATTGTTTACGCCGGAGCATACGACTGGAAAAACGATACCCCGATGAATTTTTCGAGCAGGTTTCTTGATTTTGTGAGGCAGGTGGATGGAGAGTTCACGGGAGTGGTTAAGCTTGACAGAATTCTGCTGGTTTCGGTAAAAAGTATACTGCCCAGCAATGAAAGCGGGGAGGCAAGGGGATATCTGATATTCGGAAGGTATCTGTACCCGGAGAAAATCTCGCAGATATCCGGCTTTCCTGTGAGCATTGTTGATGCCAGGTTTGGAAATGTAACCTACCAGTACAGCGGTGATAACCTGGTGGTTTATGTACCGATAAGGGATTTCAAAGGTGGGGTTGCTGGAAACTTCGTTTTCAAGATTCATCCATTCTGGCATGAAGTTTTCTACACGTATGTTACGGGACTCATTGCATTTATAATGCTGTCGACAGTTCTCTTTGGTATTGCAGTGGGGGTCGTACTCTACAGAGACCTCAGAAGAATCCTAGAAATTCAAAAATTTGTGAGCAGAGTTGGGGGTAATTTTGAAGATAGGCTGTCTGTAAGCGGTAGTGATGAGATATCTGAGCTGGGGAAGCAGATAAACCAGATGCTGGACAGAATTGAGCTGTCGTTCAAAAGAATTGCTCTCCTTACCGACACTCTGAAGTTCATGAACAGGATGTTAAGACATGAAATAAAGAACAGGCTAACCTCCATTGTAGGGTTTCTGGAGGTGGGTATGGAGAGCATGGATGTAAAGTACTTTGAGAGGTCTCGTGACATCGCACTGGACACTTCCAGACTGATAGACAGGTTGAGGGTGCTTGAGAGATCGTTTCTCAGTTATGAACCAAAGGCAATTGACATTGGCTCTGTTGTGGAGGATGTTATGAGGAACTACAATGTGGAGTGGGATATGAAAGGCAATGCCAGAGTTATGGCTGACGAAGGTCTGTATACTGTATTTGAGAATCTTGTTCAAAATGCAATTGTCCACGGGAATGCCACGAAAATAGAATTTGAAGTTCTTGATTATGGAGAGGTTGTTGAGATACTGGTAAAGGACAATGGAAAGGGAATTCCAGATGAGCTGAAAGGCAGGGTTTTCGAGGAGGGTTTTTCGACGTCATCGGGATACGGTTTTGGGCTTTACATAGTTAAAATGCTCGTTGAAAGATATGGAGGTGCGATCTCTCTTTACGACAATAAGCCATGTGGAGCGATTTTTTCGATAAGGTTACCTAAGGCTTTTTAGGTCTTATCGGAACCCGTCTCTCGTAGCCGCAGTTCAGGCATTTGATTATCACCCTGCTCTTCCTCACCCTCACCCTAAATTTTTCGGCCCTGTATGGATAGAGACATTTTTTGCAGTAAGCCATTTTCAACTCTTTTGGTATTCTCACCCTGTATTTCATTGCAATTTTTCTTGCAAGCTCTATGTATCTTCTTGAGAGTTCGTAATCCTTATTTTTCCACTCCTGCGCTCTCTCGATAAGGAAAACAACTCTCTCTCTTGCCATTCTGTTCTCTCTCTTTTTATCCCTTCTCAGCACGGGTAGTGGTAAACAACAAAGATAAATAGTCTTTTGTTCTTTCAGCCATTATGAAATTTGACCCCCAGAAATACAGAGAACTCTCCAGGAAAGACTTTGAGGAAGCATGGCGAATGGGTGGTGAAGTGCTGGGCATCAGAAATCCGAATGACGTCTACCCCAGAATCGGTTATGAATTCGGGAGAGAACATCCGGTCTTTAGCACAATCGAGAAGCTGAGAAGGGCGTATATCTCCATTGGATTTACCGAGGTCATAAACCCGCTTATAGTGGAGGATGTACATGTGAGAAAGCAGTTTGGCAGAGAGGCTCTGGCAGTGCTGGATAGATGTTTCTACCTGGCATCCCTGCCAAAACCAAATGTTGGAATGTCGGCAGACAAAATTCGAAAGATTGTGAACATTACTGGAAAAGAATTTGACAGCAAAAAACTTCAGGAAGTTTTTCATAGATACAAAAAGGGGGAGATAGATGGGGATGATCTGAGCTATCTGGTTGCTGATGTCCTGGATGTCGATGACATAACAGCCGTCAGGGTTCTTGACGAGGTTTTCCCCGAGTTCAAGGATCTGAAACCTCAGGCGGGCACCCTAACTCTCCGGAGCCACATGACCACAGGATGGTTCATAACTCTCAGTCACATTGCAGATAAGCTCCCCCTGCCAATCAAACTCTTCAGCATTGACAGATGTTTCAGAAAGGAACAAGGTGAGGACGCAACGAGACTGTACAGCTACTTTTCTGCGAGCTGTGTTGTTTTGGACGAAGAGGTTGGAGTTGATGATGGAAAGGCAGTTGCAGAGGCACTACTCAGACAGTTTGGTTTTGAAAAGTTCAAATTCAGGAAGGATGAAAAGAGAAGCAAGTATTACATACCGGATACACAGACCGAGGTTTTTGCCTTTCATCCGATGCTGGTTGGCTCTCACACCAAGTACAGCGATGGCTGGATTGAAATCGCAACTTTCGGAATTTACTCTCCAACAGCTCTGGCTGAGTACGACATAGAGTATCCGGTGATGAATTTGGGACTGGGGGTCGAAAGGCTGGCGATGATTCTGCATGGCTATGATGATGTCAGAAAAATGGTGTATCCGTACATCTTTGGCGAAGTCAAAATCAGCGATCTGGATATAGCAAGGGGGATAAAGATAAGGGCAGTACCGCAAACGCAGGTTGGGTTGAAAATAGCACAAAAAATAGTCGAGACAGCCGAAAAGAATGCATCAGCACCGAGCCCGTGCAGCTTTCTCGCTTTTGAGGGGGAGCTATTTGACAGGGAGGTAAAAGTTTACGTTGTTGAGGAGGAAGAGAACACGAAACTCTGTGGTCCGGCCTATGCAAATGAAATAGTCGTACATCACGGGGATATATACGGAATTCCTAGAACCAAAAAGTGGAAAAGCTACTTTGACGAGGGTGTGAGCACGGGAGTGAGATATATAGACTCCTTTGCATATCTTGCAGCGGAGAGAATAGAGGAAGCAGCAATGTTTGGCAGGGATGATGTTGTCGTGCGGGTCAGGGTGGTTGAAAATCTCTCGGATGTTAACATGTACATTCACGAAAATCTCAGGAGATATGTTATCTCCAGGAGAGGTAAAATTGATGTCAGAGGACCCATGTTTGTAACGGTTAAGGCCGATATTGGTTAGATCGGGATGAGGAGTCTCAGATAGCCAATGTAGGGGATTCTGAACTTTGCGACACCTATGATCCATTCCTTCTTTACGGGCTTTATTTTTTCTCCGATGGGTGAAAAAGCACCTGGAACTGCCTGATCAGGAAGCTGATTGGTTCTTACGTTATCACCCTGAGTGATATACCCGTCGTTTTCTGCAATCTGATTTGTGTAAACGAGTTTTCCATTAACTAGAGCAGGAATGTGCTCTCCCTTATGCACGTACGCAATTGCACGGTGTATGATTGGCTTGCCGTAACCGTTGGGTTTGTAGACGATAACGTCACCATAATTACCGAAGCTCATGTAACCTGTTTTCACACCTTCTTCCCATGTAACCACTCCACCGTTTCTATCCACTCCAACTAAAATAATCACATCACCTTTATACATGTGTGGCTCCATGCTGCCAGACTCAACCGCAACCATAAAGGGCCATGTGCCTGTTAGGGCAATTCCACCACCGATTATGACCGCAACGATAATTAATGTTGAGACCACATCTTTTATGAACTGAACAGACTTCGATTCATTACTCATGCTTAAAGGAGGAGAGGGGATGGTAATTAAAAATATCGATGTGGCCACGGTGGCGAAAAAATTTCTGGTGAAGGGATACAACATAGACCCAAGAGCGGCAGAGCTTGTTTGCAGTTTTGGCAGTTTTAATGATGAACTTGTATCCGAGATATGTAAAATTGCGAGAGGCAAGTTTATTATTTGCGAGGAAGACGTCAGGGCTGCTATAAGAAAATTCAGCTCATCCAAGAAAGATATCAAACAGACTGCTGTAGATTCGGGATTAAAAGAAAAAAGAGAGGATAGAGAGAGTTTGAGGATACTGATGGACGTAACTGGTAACTCTGTGTGTGAGGGCAAGATTGATGATTTTGTTGTGTACTTCAACTCAAGACTCGAGAAACTGTCCAGAATTTTAAAGAGCAGAATCTACCCGACACCAATCGCCCATGTTGGAAAGAGGAGGATAGAAACGGTGAACGTGGTGGGAATGGTCACCAATGTCTGGGAGAGAGGAGAGAAGTACATTATCCAGCTTGAAGACTCTACGGGCAGCATAAACTGCCTTGCGACGGGGAAAAATGCTGAAATTGCTTCAGAACTTTTGGGTGATGAGGTCATCGGTGTGACGGGTAAGCTGAGGGGAAAAACCATCATTGCAGATAGAATAATTTTCCCTGACGTGCCCGTAAATGGAAACGGCGGGAAGAAAAGGGATTTTACAATTATCTTTCTTTCGGACACGCACTTTGGAAGTAAGGAGTTTCTGGAAAGAGAGTGGGACCTTTTTATCAGATGGCTGAACGGCGAACTGGGGGATAGAAAAGGTGAAGAACTGGCTGAAAGTGTGAAGTATATCGTAATCGCAGGAGACGTTGTGGATGGTATAGGAGTATATCCGGGTCAGGAGAACGATCTCGAAATAATGGATATCTATGGGCAATACGAAAGTGCAGCAGAGCACATAGATAGAATTCCGAGGAGAATAAAGATAATCCTCGCCCCTGGCAATCACGATGCTGTGAGACAGGCGGAACCCCAGCCTTCACTGCCAAAGGAGATACGGGATCTTTTTTCGGGCAACGTGTATCATGTTGGCAATCCGGCTTTTATCGAGATCGAAGGCGTTAAAGTTCTGGTATATCACGGGAGAAGCTTCGACGACATTGTTGCCAAAATACCCAGGCTGAGCTATGATGAACCGCAGAAGATCATGGAGGAACTCCTGAAAAGAAGACACCTCAGCCCGATGTATGGAGGACGAAGTCCAATGGCTCCCGAGAGGGAGGACTATCTGGTTATAGAGGAAATACCTGACATTCTGCACTCGGGACATATCCATACATACGGTACCGGGTTTTACAGGGGGGTTTTCATGGTCAACTCATCTACCTGGCAGGCTCAGACTGAATTTCAGAAAAAAGTAAATCTCAATCCCATGCCCGGAAACGTTGCGGTCTATCGTCCCGGAGGAGAGGTCGTCAGACTGAGATTCTATGGTGAGTAAGATGAGTTATCTGGTTCTAAGCTGGAATTACGCTGACAAACTCTGCAGAAGAATCGCTTTTGATATCTTTGAGGATGGATTTTGTCCTGACTCGGTAGTTGCTCTGGCGAGAGGCGGAGTTTTTGCTGGAAATCTTTTGTGTGATTATCTTGATGTGGACGAGTTTTTCTGCCTCGATATCGATAAAGGTGATCGTATTGCTGGGAAAAGGGTTCTGGTGGTTGACGATTTCATAAACACCGGCAGAACCATGAGGAGGGCACTTGAGCTGGTTGAGGCGGAGGAGGTTAAGACCGCATCGCTCCTCATGCTCGAGCGATCAGAGTTCATACCCGACTACCTCGGGGACTACATGACTGACTACGCCTGGATTATATTCCCGTGGAATTTTGTTGATGATATCTCCAGACTCATTCTGGAAATTCTTGAAATGGAAGTGGAGGTCAGCCAGCCGAAACTCAAGAGACTGCTTTCAGAGAGAGGATTGAATCCGTTCAGTCTTGAAACTGCTATTCCTGGCAGATTTGAGGAAGTATTGAGGGTACTTGAACTGAGGGGACTCGTTGAGAGGAGAGTTGAAGAGGGGAGAATTTACTGGAGGATACTGAAATGATAGGGATCGTCGGTGGTACCCACATTCTTGAAATTGAGGTACTGTCCGATGTAAAGGAGGTACAGATTGAAACCCCCTATGGCCGTGCTGAAGTAGATATCGGCAGGATTGACGGAATCGATGTTGCTATCATACAGAGGCACGGAAAGAGGAAAGATAAACCTCCACACAGAATCAACCACGCAGCAAATTTCTTTGCTCTGAAAACTCTTGGTGTGAGGTACACGATAGGTATGGGCTCTGTGGGATGT
This window contains:
- a CDS encoding DNA-directed DNA polymerase II small subunit → MVIKNIDVATVAKKFLVKGYNIDPRAAELVCSFGSFNDELVSEICKIARGKFIICEEDVRAAIRKFSSSKKDIKQTAVDSGLKEKREDRESLRILMDVTGNSVCEGKIDDFVVYFNSRLEKLSRILKSRIYPTPIAHVGKRRIETVNVVGMVTNVWERGEKYIIQLEDSTGSINCLATGKNAEIASELLGDEVIGVTGKLRGKTIIADRIIFPDVPVNGNGGKKRDFTIIFLSDTHFGSKEFLEREWDLFIRWLNGELGDRKGEELAESVKYIVIAGDVVDGIGVYPGQENDLEIMDIYGQYESAAEHIDRIPRRIKIILAPGNHDAVRQAEPQPSLPKEIRDLFSGNVYHVGNPAFIEIEGVKVLVYHGRSFDDIVAKIPRLSYDEPQKIMEELLKRRHLSPMYGGRSPMAPEREDYLVIEEIPDILHSGHIHTYGTGFYRGVFMVNSSTWQAQTEFQKKVNLNPMPGNVAVYRPGGEVVRLRFYGE
- a CDS encoding S26 family signal peptidase, which codes for MSNESKSVQFIKDVVSTLIIVAVIIGGGIALTGTWPFMVAVESGSMEPHMYKGDVIILVGVDRNGGVVTWEEGVKTGYMSFGNYGDVIVYKPNGYGKPIIHRAIAYVHKGEHIPALVNGKLVYTNQIAENDGYITQGDNVRTNQLPDQAVPGAFSPIGEKIKPVKKEWIIGVAKFRIPYIGYLRLLIPI
- a CDS encoding phosphoribosyltransferase — encoded protein: MSYLVLSWNYADKLCRRIAFDIFEDGFCPDSVVALARGGVFAGNLLCDYLDVDEFFCLDIDKGDRIAGKRVLVVDDFINTGRTMRRALELVEAEEVKTASLLMLERSEFIPDYLGDYMTDYAWIIFPWNFVDDISRLILEILEMEVEVSQPKLKRLLSERGLNPFSLETAIPGRFEEVLRVLELRGLVERRVEEGRIYWRILK
- a CDS encoding 4-hydroxyphenylacetate 3-hydroxylase family protein → MRTSEEYKEDLYKMKPNVYVRGKKVGRNSPELGGGIYTLSHTFDLVDHPNFKDLLTARSHISGKKINRFTHVNQTAEDLMKKQEMTRKICRLVGGCIQRCMGCDAINGLSIATYAADIAHGTDYHKRFLEYLKEFQERDLVAACAQTDVKGDRSRRPHQQDDPDMYVRVVEKRSDGIVVRGAKNCITMAAVADEIIVVPTRAMTENDRDYSVAFAIPADTEGVKIIARTTRLRAPEELKMPQSGVGDDENMIIFDDVFVPWDRVFLCGENREATLAAHLFALFHRHSYTGCKPATTDVITGFGALIADYNGVYEKHNVREKLVELAATAELVYAAGIASAIHGTKTPAGTYMPNEVYANIGRRHAGLNFYKELEILAELAGGLPAALPFAEDFLSPETGPLIRKYIKRRSDIPAEDVYRCLYGISNILCSSFGGVYAVAGVHGGGSPVMEDIAIWRSYDFEKKKDIAKYLVGISRDLPGD
- the sepS gene encoding O-phosphoserine--tRNA ligase, yielding MKFDPQKYRELSRKDFEEAWRMGGEVLGIRNPNDVYPRIGYEFGREHPVFSTIEKLRRAYISIGFTEVINPLIVEDVHVRKQFGREALAVLDRCFYLASLPKPNVGMSADKIRKIVNITGKEFDSKKLQEVFHRYKKGEIDGDDLSYLVADVLDVDDITAVRVLDEVFPEFKDLKPQAGTLTLRSHMTTGWFITLSHIADKLPLPIKLFSIDRCFRKEQGEDATRLYSYFSASCVVLDEEVGVDDGKAVAEALLRQFGFEKFKFRKDEKRSKYYIPDTQTEVFAFHPMLVGSHTKYSDGWIEIATFGIYSPTALAEYDIEYPVMNLGLGVERLAMILHGYDDVRKMVYPYIFGEVKISDLDIARGIKIRAVPQTQVGLKIAQKIVETAEKNASAPSPCSFLAFEGELFDREVKVYVVEEEENTKLCGPAYANEIVVHHGDIYGIPRTKKWKSYFDEGVSTGVRYIDSFAYLAAERIEEAAMFGRDDVVVRVRVVENLSDVNMYIHENLRRYVISRRGKIDVRGPMFVTVKADIG
- a CDS encoding ribonuclease P protein component 4, giving the protein MLRRDKKRENRMARERVVFLIERAQEWKNKDYELSRRYIELARKIAMKYRVRIPKELKMAYCKKCLYPYRAEKFRVRVRKSRVIIKCLNCGYERRVPIRPKKP
- a CDS encoding ferredoxin domain-containing protein, translated to MILNEEDFKKEGIRLAAFLMAESARTAPKSKGEDVIEIVYADGNELEKLALKMEELASGGDRDFLRDAESLRKSQAVLLLGAKGEKTVGVNCGACGFESCAEFKKAQRGGENFIGPNCAFRMIDLGIALGSAVKLSAVIGVDTRIMYRIGIAAKKLGMVDADVVMGIPISATGKSPYFDRAFKK
- a CDS encoding acetyl-CoA C-acetyltransferase, translating into MEEVYIAEYARTAFSRSRPKKPERDVFHQNRGDELMAVVLEKLPEMAGIEKKEVERILVGCAFPVWENWAYGGKGPALLAKYPVETSTTHMDMQCASSLITTAYAYLEIATGNVDVAIAGGYEHMTRVPMGTDNPHISPNLKLAGEEYREYDMATGFVMGLTAERLFEEAGYLTKEDLDRWSLRSHQMAAKALKEGYFKGEIIPVEARQADGSTIVVDSDQSIRPDTTLEQIASLPPAFKPGGVITAGNSSPLNAGATGLLLASKKKIAELGLDPLAKIVSYGTAGVPPYVMGKGPVPASKKALQKADLKVTDIDFWEINEAFAVVTLYAIHELGIEPERVNVKGGAIAIGHPLAASGARLIGTLARILQEEGGDYGVATACVGGGQGAAVVIERV
- a CDS encoding sensor histidine kinase, whose translation is MTSIKRKYLLVLASVFLAIILVISVYAYFATSKAFEAVGMEEVLEHSTIVEDALYRELEEIDRLCSDWAYWDDTYRFIADPNEEYIRSNLVNETFADIQMNYIVFVNKSGGIVYAGAYDWKNDTPMNFSSRFLDFVRQVDGEFTGVVKLDRILLVSVKSILPSNESGEARGYLIFGRYLYPEKISQISGFPVSIVDARFGNVTYQYSGDNLVVYVPIRDFKGGVAGNFVFKIHPFWHEVFYTYVTGLIAFIMLSTVLFGIAVGVVLYRDLRRILEIQKFVSRVGGNFEDRLSVSGSDEISELGKQINQMLDRIELSFKRIALLTDTLKFMNRMLRHEIKNRLTSIVGFLEVGMESMDVKYFERSRDIALDTSRLIDRLRVLERSFLSYEPKAIDIGSVVEDVMRNYNVEWDMKGNARVMADEGLYTVFENLVQNAIVHGNATKIEFEVLDYGEVVEILVKDNGKGIPDELKGRVFEEGFSTSSGYGFGLYIVKMLVERYGGAISLYDNKPCGAIFSIRLPKAF